atttcattttattatttcgTTGCTTTGATTTCTTGCTTAGGCCAATtcaatatttcactgaaaatattttacagtcatttctaccaaaacacaataatatgaaaacatttcaattgGGTCACTGTACAAAAATActatctttttaaatattatttaccacaagaaattgttttttttttttaaagtttatgtTCTGCATATGTCACATACAATATTTCTctttaataaacacaaatattcatGGCTAAGTCCTTCGGAAGAggtagagaaaaaacaaacacagggcACAACTTCACCCGAATACAAAACTGCTACTTCCACTACCGCATTACACTGTACACAAACCGGTACCACGAAAATAATACACATACACGCAGCTACACAGAGAGTTTCGTTCCAAAACACCATGGGCCCACAGGCGCAGGCAGTGGCACAAGTTCACTTGAGCGTGATATTAAGATTTtggggtgattttttttcagggcGTAGAGGTGCTGACGCAGGAGAGGTGCACTGCGGTGCCATTGTGAAAGGACAACTAAAAGTAGCGGAAAAATAGTCGGAAAGTGGCGCTGTTTAGTTATCCATGTGCACGTTATTGCACAAGGATAACAAAACAGTTGTCCTTGTGCAATACCGAGGACAACTGTAGAAGTAATTGCACAAGCTGCAGATGTAATGGCAGGTTCCCACACAAATTCTGCTTGGGGCCAGTTAAATCAAAATGCCACTAATTCAAGGACACTGGCCTCGGCTGGGAGGTTGTTTCTATTCTGCGAGGTAATAACATTTTTCGGTAAACGTTAGCATGACTTATTATACTTTGCTTTCAGCAGGCAGCAGTCGCTTTCTGAGAACTGGCATGGATTTCCGGAAATGTTGCACAGTCATTTTGGAAGGAAAACTCTTCACATAGCTtcaaaagtacacaaacacaaacacctctgTACAAGCACCGAccgtaaaacacacacacacacggacacagacTATAGCGAAACACACAGGCGcccatgcacccacacacatacagtactgtacgCACACATAAGTGTGAACACGCTTGAGGGTTACCAGATACCACAACCGAACTGCACACGTCATTTAATCTTAGTCTTTCAACACACAATTGAAAAACTGATGTTAGATTAGATTTTTGAGAAGTGctacatgtttcattttaaccCCAGTAAATGCCCCATTAATCTAGACACATTTGTATAACCaccacagacaaagaaaaacaacagtgaagaGACTGGCAACATCACCACATTTTATATGAGCTGATCCGTAGGATCCGATTTAGCAGTAAATCCGATGCACTTTTTGACAGCGTAAAGAAGTGAAGGGTGTGTTCTTTTCTTCAAGCGGGCAAAAAGTTTTGAGATTTTCCAATGTTTGTCGGTGAcgggaagaagaaaaaaactcttaagTGGAGCGGAGTGAGAGCAGATAAGGAGCGGAAAGACAGATACACACCCCATTTTAgcgacagaaagaaagagaaaactttGTCTGAAGAAGAATAGGTCTTAATTTCATCATGTCAAGCTGACATTCAGGCGTGTCACGCCTTAGACGTGTCACgccttgtgtttttttgcagagCACACAGTGAATCTCTCAGGCCGTTCCTCAGTCAGACGAACATCTCCTTGTTGACCCACATGAGTGTGCGCGTGTCGTTGGGTTTGCACTCATACTCGATGCTGTTGAAGCTGTTCCCCCACTGGCAGTGGTCCCTCTTGTTGTAGTTGTAGTACTTCACCTGCCACACGGTCTCAAACGTCCCCACCTCTGTGAACTGGAGGAGAAGCACGTGCAAGGATGAAACACGTCCGCAAAGACGCACACAGAGTTTGACAACATCTTGTAGATGACCTGGTTTGACGAACTGACGATGAAACGTACAGAGCGAGCAGAtgggaatacacacacacacacacacacacacactcataagaAACTTACGCAGATGAAGAGACACACTATACCATCATGTGTGTAATTATGTGGCAGTGAAATGAAGAAGAAGTGTACTGACTGGACATATGgatatatgcaaacacacacccacacacacatgctcgcacacgcacacacacacacacacacacacacacacacatatcataTCATCCCAGAGGCCCCAGAGTGTGACATGGACAGATGGGTAGCATAGAAACATGCCCAAAccaaatgaaattatatttgaaagAATTTTTGTAACATCGTCTGAATCTCTTTCTCCCCACAGGACGCAAAGAACCTGCTCAGAATGTTAGCGGCTTAAACATTACTTGAACATTTACGTCAGATGCCTCTACTTCCATTGCCATGTCAGGAACGGCAACAGCTGCTTCCCCCCCGAGCGTCCCCGTTGTGCTGCAGGCTGATAAGATTTGCGCGCTGAGCACCAGGGACTGATTTTGTGGTGGATGTGTGAATGTTGGCACAATTCATGTGGCCGGTTGGTGGTGTGCGTTGCATGTGTGCTACATCAGAGTCACCTTGTAAGAACCACAATGCCCAGTCCACTGTTAATTAAGGTGCCTGTTACATGGTTAATGACCTAATCTTTTAAACGCAATATCAATAATTGATTActcattcagttcattttttaagcaaaaatggttcctcaaatgttaatattttttggttttcctaGTCTTAGTCTAGGATAGTACATTCAATATATTTGGACCGttggtcacacaaaacaagacatttgaagacatcaccatgggaaataattatattaaaccgatgatgaaaatgatcagtGGCTGCCGCCCTAATCAGGTTATATTGATTACAAGCTCTAACACCTGGAGGACCTGTCACCCATCCCATCCATGAAAACACCATCGTTACTCCAGCATAACTGTAACCGCGGAAAACACCCGTAACTATCAGGATGTGGAAACCCTCATGGCTGGCAGAGGCGTAACCATAGTGACACCAGGACATATGGGGAGACCGCCGTTCAGCCTTTAACATAGGGATTATGTTTAGAACATGTATCAGAACATGATGAGACACTGTCATGGAAGGTGTGAAGCAACTAAAGTGATCACTTGATGATTAAAGGATAAGGCAGgaaatgttctgtatttttctaattgtctacaaattcaaggaaaagaccaaaactaacactGTGAGCTTGTTTCTCAATGCTTTGACTTTCCCACCCGGCCTGTGGGCCATTTGTTCCTACTCAAGTcgtaaatatttaaaaatgggtcTGAAATAtatactttgattttttttttttaaaaaggcaaaataatttCCCTGTTTGTTGTAGTTTCTAGCAAACATTTCTGAATCAGGACTAAATGGTGTATTTGTATGGGACTATTTTCATCCTGGCACCAGGTGTAACAGTGttgctcactgatgtgtttttaatagcttttggACAACAACCGAGCTCTATGGTGCAAAGGAATAAGTTAATGGACACACAAATAGTACATGTTAGTAGGATCGTTGTTAgatttattgttggttttggtcttttcatgggatttgttgcaAATAATCCACATTTAGAATATAATCAGACTTGTCATTTAGCTGTgtggaaataaatgaaaccaaGTTGGAGCCAAGCTGGATTTGTTGTTTCCAACCTCTCGTTATAACATGGAAAAGCCCGGTCGTATTGTCTATAATGTCCCGGTTTTTGTTCGAGTTTTCGTgcgtttgttttcttctttaactttgttccattaaaagtaaaacaggggaaaaaaatcttcatcCTCCACTAACCTCGATTCACCCAGAGAAACCAGAGAGTAACTGGGTTTGattagaatatatatatatatatatatatataataagagaatagaataaaaacagataGAATCACATCTAACCTTAGTTGGGACCaggcacaggaaaaaaaaatcattgttaaaaacagtggaaaaagagAGGCTATCAacacactgaattttttttttctttatatcaaCACACTGAATTTTTCACTTCCTGGCTATAAAACAACTTTTGAATGTCGAACTTCTCCCGTCCCTGCCGCCAGGATCAAAGTTAGGTTCCTGTCCCGCGCACAGTAAGAAATCCGTACCTGTATGCTGATTTGAACTGGTTGCCTCTCCCCACTCTTGGTGTGTGCCACCCCCTCTGTGTCGTACTGGCCGGTGTAGACCACTGACTGTGGGTCTTTGGACTGCTTCTCCAGGGGGAAGGTCACCCCGCCCACACTCATTGACCTGCACGGGGGGGAGGGTACACAACGCCAAAGGGGGTTCATCGGTAAACTGTCTCAGACTTAGGAGGTTCATGTGAGCGTTGGCACAGCAGAAGACGGATAATCACCACATAACACATCCCACCAGCTCGTAAGACAAAGCACTAATTAATAGATCATAAACCCAATAATTGAATTTGTGATAGAGAGGccaataaaatcattaaaattaaaaaaccatGGATCCTGCTATAGATAAACTCTGAGCTTCATACTCAGTGATGGAGCCAGGATTTCATGTTGACAAATCACCTAGTGATAGAGGTCTAACAGCTGTGTCTCACGAGCCTGCCCCGACCTCAGTTCAACACCCCCCGTGCATCACGGCATGTGTGACctattttttcaattcattttttttttttaattcgcCTCTTCGTTCAGGCACGTTTCACACCATCACAGGTCGATATCCAGCACCAGTCCCCCCTTTTTGGAGATGGAAGTACAACGACAACTCTCGTCGCGTAACGGCGAAGCGTGGGCAAatcacgggggggggggcgtccgCCCAGAGCACGAACGCTACCGTCCTAATCCGTGTTGGATTTGACATGCGGCCAGTTGGGGTTTATGCTGCCTTAAGGTGCTCCTCGTAAAATCCTACTTTCCAGCGCTAAATTTAGGAATAGGACATTGTTGAGCGCTCGAGCGGGCATCGGGGCGTTTGGCCAGAAATAACAACACAAAGCAGTGCAAgatatacatatgtgtgtgtatttgtgtgtgtgtgtgtgtgtgagagagagagaaaatactAATGTTACAAAATGTGTGAAAGGTGTTTGTAAGTCACGTTTCGTTTTCTCTGCAGCCTGTTGATCGAGAAAATCTCAACTCTCCTATCGTGTTTTCCCACTTAGCGTGCTGCATGTTCCTACCGCACCTGAATGCGGCCTTCACAATCCGCGTTTGCCCGTGCCCCGGCAAACCCGTTAGGGTCACCGCTCCCGGTGCGTGAGAGGAACGAGCCTCGTCCTcggttgttttttgtttttaattaaccGTCGAGAAATGTGATCGCTCTCTGTGTtgttgagagaaagaaaagaaaaaaaaatgccggAAACCCACAGCGGACGTTCTGTACGTAAAGCAGACGAGGGCCCTCGTCGCGCGGTGTAGTTCGCTTTTGAAAACGAAGTACATTCGAGCAAAACGACTCAGGAAAACGCCAGATGATCTCGTACCCGCGCCGCGACGACGCTATAATCCCGCACCGTTCCCAAAGGAATGTTGCGGGGGCAATAATCTGCGGGTTTTCTGTCAGCGAGGCCACGTTTGGACGAGAAAATCTCCACTATTTGTCTGGAAGGCTGGGAGATGTCCTTTCGCCTTCCCATATGGATCATCTCCATATTCCAGGAACGCCCCCCCATTGGAAATATATGTGGCGCGCATCAGTAAATTAATTGATCTTCGTGGCATTTCTTCCGGAGCAAGTCGTGGCGATACGACGAGCTGGCCGTGACATTTGCGTGGTTCATTTGAACAATTATTTAATAGGTTCAATAGTGAATGGGTTTCCTGCAGCGGCTCGCTTGGGTAATGACCGGGTCAGGCTAACTCACGCCTGAGAGGAAAAGTCGAAAGAGCTACCTACGTGGCCTCGACCGCTCCGGGCTTGACGACCACCTCGATTCTGTACTTGGACCCGGTCAGCAGCTTGATGGTCCGGGTCTGTCCGAACCGGGCGCCGTCGGATTTGAAGTACACCGCGGTGTTGTTGGGGAGCATCTTCAAGGAAATCCCGATTTTGACGATCTGCGGAACGTCGGCCATGTTCCCATACAGCGAGCGGGGCCCGTGTCTCGGCGGGATGAGCGGGATTTTTGCCGGGTGTGGGCTATAGGTCCCAGGCGTCTCTCAGATGAGGCAGGCGGGGAAATTCGGCGCGGAGCAGCCCATAGCCGAGCGCGCAGGGCAGGGAATGGCGCCGCGCCGCGCACTGTAATCCCGTCCAACCTGCAGCACAGGGTTAATCCCAACcaatgctctctctctctctctctctctctccctctttctatcTCAGTCTGAAATCTCTCGCTCCCTCGCACCACACTGGCCCCTAACTCTTCCCACCCGCCCACCGTCAAACGTGGTCGTGGCTCTTTGCGGTGCAACAAATCCTGCCAATTACGAGTCCGCGGATTACTGTAATTGATCCTATCTGGGGCTCAGGTATATTCGACGGCAGCGGCGGCCGGAGAGGCAATAAGAACAACCCCGATAATTAGCCTcccatgaaaataaatgaataaaaaaaacacaacccatACTTACAAGAAAGAGACAACGGGgtgaaaataaagcaaaaccaCATTACACATGATTAGCATATGGAAATGTATGTTATATGGAGCATTCGAGTCGGGGTCCACCacaggtgggtgggtggggggtgggagggggtgtggggggggggggtgaattcGGATACACAAAACCAACTGTTGAGGATTTTCCCCCCGAAGCTCCCACGCGTGGGGCTGGTGTGCGATTCCAACGTTTGACCACTAGAGGCCAGGCTTTGatcgcagcagcagcagcaggaggaagcCCGGCTACGTTCAGGACAGTAGG
This region of Xiphias gladius isolate SHS-SW01 ecotype Sanya breed wild chromosome 11, ASM1685928v1, whole genome shotgun sequence genomic DNA includes:
- the cnrip1b gene encoding CB1 cannabinoid receptor-interacting protein 1b, translating into MADVPQIVKIGISLKMLPNNTAVYFKSDGARFGQTRTIKLLTGSKYRIEVVVKPGAVEATSMSVGGVTFPLEKQSKDPQSVVYTGQYDTEGVAHTKSGERQPVQISIQFTEVGTFETVWQVKYYNYNKRDHCQWGNSFNSIEYECKPNDTRTLMWVNKEMFV